In the genome of Desulfuromonas sp. DDH964, one region contains:
- a CDS encoding metal-dependent transcriptional regulator translates to MQINEQIEEALEVLWVCLMDASPQLNTESQLKEKLQIPLNRLVQEGLVESKNESIHFTPAGKQEAERAIRRHRLSERLFHDIIETDQADMEEAACQVEHIVKKGIEEKICRLLGHPETCPHGKPIPPGDCCRKARETKEKFVAPLASLKPGETGTIAYIKAGDSKKLQKLMAMGVLPGNAIELNANFPSFVFSVDYSQYAVDADMASAIIVKRGESGS, encoded by the coding sequence ATGCAGATAAATGAGCAGATTGAAGAAGCCCTGGAGGTTCTGTGGGTCTGTCTGATGGACGCCAGCCCGCAGCTGAACACGGAAAGCCAGTTGAAAGAGAAACTTCAGATCCCCCTCAACCGGCTGGTTCAGGAGGGGCTGGTGGAATCCAAGAATGAGTCCATCCACTTTACCCCGGCGGGAAAGCAGGAAGCCGAGCGGGCCATCCGCCGACACCGTCTTTCGGAGCGCCTGTTCCACGACATCATCGAAACCGACCAGGCGGATATGGAAGAGGCCGCCTGCCAGGTGGAGCATATCGTTAAAAAAGGAATCGAAGAGAAAATCTGCCGCCTGCTGGGGCACCCTGAAACCTGCCCCCACGGCAAGCCGATTCCTCCCGGGGACTGCTGCCGCAAGGCCCGCGAGACGAAAGAGAAATTCGTTGCCCCCTTGGCCAGTCTGAAACCGGGGGAGACCGGGACGATTGCCTACATCAAGGCGGGCGATTCGAAAAAGCTGCAGAAGCTGATGGCCATGGGCGTGCTTCCCGGCAATGCCATCGAATTGAACGCCAACTTCCCATCCTTTGTCTTTTCGGTCGATTACAGCCAGTATGCGGTCGATGCCGACATGGCCTCGGCGATCATTGTCAAAAGAGGCGAATCCGGGAGCTGA
- a CDS encoding SO_0444 family Cu/Zn efflux transporter produces MFETVTGILIECWEILVESAPYVLFGFFAAGVLKALLPEETVARHLGKNSTASVLKASLFGIPLPLCSCGVIPAAIGLRKQGASKGASAAFLVSVPETGVDSIAITYALLDPLMTVVRPVASFITATVTGLLINRLPEDGPDPAGSGSRIGDGSCGCVTSCSGNLAAPETRTPLGRRLRNGLAYAFGDLLGDIGKWLLLGISIAGVVAYFVPDDFFTRYLGNELLSLLIMLGVGIPLYICASASTPVAAALVLKGLSPGAALVFLLAGPATNAATITVVARYFGRAATIVYLCSIALCSLALGWLTNRIYAWSGLDITRWVSEVGAAADSPMMVAAAVALLLLLARCYWPRGKDADCGCQTSEADGT; encoded by the coding sequence ATGTTTGAGACTGTTACGGGTATCCTTATCGAGTGCTGGGAAATCCTGGTCGAGTCGGCCCCTTATGTGCTGTTCGGATTTTTCGCCGCCGGGGTGCTCAAGGCTCTGCTGCCTGAGGAAACTGTGGCCCGGCACCTGGGGAAGAACAGCACCGCCTCGGTGCTCAAGGCTTCGCTGTTCGGCATTCCCCTGCCACTTTGCTCCTGCGGGGTGATCCCGGCGGCCATCGGCTTGCGCAAACAAGGGGCAAGCAAGGGGGCCTCGGCGGCGTTCCTGGTTTCGGTTCCCGAAACCGGCGTCGACTCCATCGCCATCACCTACGCCCTGCTCGACCCGCTCATGACCGTGGTGCGGCCTGTGGCCTCCTTCATCACCGCCACGGTGACCGGGCTGCTGATCAATCGCCTCCCAGAAGATGGACCTGATCCTGCCGGGTCCGGCAGCAGGATAGGCGACGGGAGCTGCGGATGCGTCACCTCCTGCAGTGGGAATCTGGCCGCCCCGGAAACCCGGACCCCTCTCGGTCGCCGCTTGCGAAACGGTCTCGCCTACGCCTTCGGCGATCTGCTAGGGGACATTGGCAAGTGGCTGCTATTGGGCATCTCCATCGCCGGGGTGGTCGCCTACTTCGTTCCGGACGACTTCTTCACCCGCTATCTCGGCAATGAACTTTTGTCTCTGCTAATCATGCTCGGAGTGGGGATTCCCCTCTACATCTGTGCCAGCGCTTCGACCCCAGTGGCAGCAGCCTTAGTCCTCAAGGGACTCTCTCCGGGTGCAGCACTGGTCTTTCTGCTGGCCGGACCGGCCACCAATGCGGCAACCATCACTGTGGTCGCCCGTTATTTCGGTCGGGCAGCGACTATCGTCTACCTGTGCTCGATCGCCCTCTGCTCCTTGGCTCTTGGGTGGCTCACCAACCGCATCTACGCCTGGAGCGGACTCGATATCACGCGGTGGGTGAGCGAGGTCGGCGCGGCTGCCGATTCCCCTATGATGGTGGCTGCGGCCGTGGCACTTCTGCTGCTTCTGGCGCGATGCTACTGGCCGCGCGGAAAAGACGCAGATTGTGGATGCCAGACCTCCGAAGCCGACGGCACCTGA
- a CDS encoding ATP-binding protein, which translates to MSWNTCKRCSNPCKCGFLGDFSNLCTCTPHDIQSYRRRLSGPLLDRIDLQIDVPRVPHKDLADPVEGESSATIRARVEKARTIQRERLAPYGLHANAAMAARHIRKFCPVDDQGQKLLEMVTDKLGLSARSYSRILKVARTIAYLVGEENIHQQHLAEAIQ; encoded by the coding sequence GTGAGTTGGAATACTTGTAAAAGATGTTCAAACCCCTGCAAATGCGGATTTCTCGGTGATTTCAGTAACTTATGTACTTGTACACCGCACGACATCCAAAGTTATCGGCGGCGATTGTCAGGACCATTGCTGGATAGAATCGACCTGCAGATCGATGTCCCACGGGTGCCGCACAAGGATCTGGCCGATCCGGTCGAAGGGGAATCTTCGGCAACCATCCGTGCCCGGGTAGAAAAAGCCCGCACGATCCAGCGCGAGCGTCTTGCTCCCTATGGCCTGCACGCCAACGCCGCCATGGCCGCCCGGCATATCCGCAAATTCTGCCCGGTGGACGACCAGGGGCAGAAACTGCTGGAGATGGTCACCGACAAGCTGGGGCTGTCGGCACGTAGCTACAGTCGTATCCTCAAGGTGGCACGGACGATTGCTTATCTGGTGGGAGAAGAAAATATCCATCAGCAGCATTTGGCCGAGGCGATACAGTAA
- a CDS encoding helix-turn-helix transcriptional regulator codes for MNIFYKYSNSQNTPHKIEIPLKIQSPEELVKEPVTLGDHMRRRRLELGLYQKDVAAQIGVTTSTIWNWENNWSSITLSCMPKVIEFLEYNPVPFPEDLMERLAWYKQVKGLSLEQLGAEMGRDPEQLSDWLSGRHNPCRRNREAIENFLKKNEEKTDTKQI; via the coding sequence TTGAACATCTTTTACAAGTATTCCAACTCACAGAATACCCCGCACAAAATCGAAATTCCCCTTAAAATCCAGTCACCTGAAGAACTCGTCAAAGAACCCGTTACTCTCGGCGATCACATGCGTCGCCGCCGATTAGAGCTTGGATTGTACCAGAAAGATGTCGCAGCACAGATTGGAGTGACCACCTCCACCATCTGGAATTGGGAAAATAACTGGTCATCGATCACATTGAGTTGTATGCCAAAAGTCATCGAATTCCTCGAATACAATCCCGTCCCCTTCCCCGAGGACCTGATGGAAAGGCTGGCCTGGTACAAGCAAGTCAAGGGGCTGTCTTTGGAACAGCTTGGCGCTGAAATGGGCCGTGACCCCGAGCAATTGTCCGACTGGCTGAGCGGTCGACATAACCCTTGTCGACGAAATCGGGAAGCAATCGAAAACTTTTTGAAAAAGAACGAAGAGAAAACCGACACAAAGCAGATTTAA
- a CDS encoding DMT family transporter encodes MNPRYAIAGLSAGQTTKLVILAYIVLVSSACYLLILRGLQAAPPLAFGGVRTVLGGTFILLVAWLSGQPIIPAKKLWKWIPLVALTATTLTFGSMFLSPSFAGAGLASILGNAQPFFIALIAFMFLNERLSRQQLIALGCGLIGILIIILPSAAGQDNLLLTGTLLALTTSLAAAIGTVLGRHLKLARSLLAFSGWQLIVGGAALLLISVGISEPNIQWSSEFLAILVLLGIFNSAVTTCAWFWLLQKEQAGSLGIFLLLIPVLGVLWALLFRGEQPQPNAILGGLLILGAVVYQEYRNYQR; translated from the coding sequence TTGAATCCCAGATATGCCATCGCAGGCCTGTCTGCTGGCCAAACGACGAAACTCGTCATCCTAGCGTACATTGTACTTGTTTCCTCTGCCTGCTACCTGTTGATTTTACGCGGGCTACAGGCGGCACCGCCGCTTGCCTTTGGTGGTGTCCGAACCGTGCTGGGAGGAACCTTCATCCTGCTTGTTGCCTGGCTCTCGGGTCAGCCGATCATCCCTGCGAAAAAACTCTGGAAATGGATCCCTTTGGTTGCATTGACCGCGACCACTCTCACGTTCGGGTCTATGTTTCTAAGTCCAAGCTTTGCTGGAGCGGGGCTGGCGTCGATTCTGGGGAATGCCCAGCCCTTTTTTATCGCCCTGATCGCATTTATGTTTCTTAACGAACGCCTTTCCCGGCAGCAACTAATCGCACTCGGCTGCGGATTGATCGGTATCCTGATTATTATATTGCCCTCAGCTGCGGGACAGGACAACCTACTACTGACCGGAACACTACTGGCGCTGACCACCTCTCTCGCGGCAGCAATCGGCACTGTTCTTGGCCGCCACTTAAAGCTGGCGAGGTCACTGCTGGCTTTTTCGGGCTGGCAACTTATTGTCGGTGGTGCCGCCCTCTTGCTGATCTCGGTCGGCATCTCTGAACCTAATATTCAATGGAGTTCCGAGTTTTTAGCTATTTTGGTACTTCTGGGCATATTCAACTCTGCGGTTACTACCTGCGCCTGGTTCTGGTTGCTGCAAAAGGAACAGGCAGGAAGTCTCGGGATTTTTCTTCTTCTCATCCCTGTTCTGGGCGTGTTGTGGGCGCTACTGTTTCGTGGAGAGCAGCCACAGCCCAACGCTATTCTGGGTGGGCTACTGATTCTCGGTGCGGTCGTCTATCAAGAATACCGAAATTACCAGAGATGA
- a CDS encoding methyltransferase family protein, whose protein sequence is MNESFSHSGAWGLAIIVIVLISWFFYRYFAPKNWREWAGAGVVQAFIIALYAEMYGFPLTIYLLVRFFGLDSEYVSANLWSTLVGLGEAGMFVSMLLGYALAFIGIGLFIQGWRQVHRARKEDRLVTDGLYAYVRNPQYTGLFIALFGEGVVHWPTLFSVGLFPVIVLVYVWLAYREEAQMIDRFGDAYRAYRRQVPMFIPRWGQWRQLADVSQDLSDHEDSG, encoded by the coding sequence ATGAATGAATCGTTCAGTCATAGTGGAGCATGGGGCCTTGCGATTATCGTCATCGTGTTGATCTCCTGGTTTTTCTATCGTTATTTTGCGCCGAAGAATTGGCGCGAGTGGGCAGGCGCCGGGGTGGTGCAGGCCTTTATCATCGCGCTATACGCCGAGATGTACGGCTTCCCGCTCACCATTTATCTGCTGGTGCGTTTCTTTGGTCTCGACAGCGAGTACGTCAGCGCCAACCTCTGGTCCACGCTGGTCGGGCTGGGCGAGGCCGGCATGTTCGTCTCAATGTTGCTGGGCTACGCGCTCGCCTTCATCGGCATCGGTCTTTTCATCCAGGGCTGGCGTCAGGTGCACCGGGCACGCAAAGAAGATAGACTGGTTACTGACGGGCTTTATGCTTATGTGCGAAATCCTCAGTACACCGGCTTGTTCATTGCGCTGTTCGGCGAAGGTGTGGTGCACTGGCCAACGCTGTTCTCGGTCGGACTGTTCCCGGTGATTGTGCTCGTCTACGTCTGGCTGGCGTATCGTGAGGAAGCGCAGATGATCGACCGGTTTGGCGACGCCTACCGCGCATATCGGCGGCAAGTGCCTATGTTTATCCCTCGCTGGGGTCAATGGCGGCAACTTGCGGATGTTTCACAGGATCTCTCCGATCACGAGGATTCTGGGTGA
- a CDS encoding APC family permease codes for MAKNDDRTTQYREGSLTLAGTVMLGTGVMIGAGIFALTGQMAQMTGVLFPLAFLAAAVIVAISAYSYIKISNAYPSAGGIGMYLHKAYGDRLPTAFNALLMYFSMVIAQSFLARTFGAYTMQLFGGDASGRMVPILGVSLLLVVFLINLSGNSLIQGVASFIGILKIVGILIFGIVGVWIADSISVDFSRTGEAGTIGNFLGATALGILAFKGFTTITNSGSEVQDPHRNVGRAIMISIAACVVIYTLVGFAVASNLSLAEIVATQNYSLAAAARPALGDYGVWFTVAIAIMATAGGLLASVFAVSRMLAMLTEMKLVPHSHFGMPGSIQKHTLVYTVVLGLFLTAFFDLSRIAALGIVFYLIMDIAIHWGVIRYLREDIKARVWVPAPAIVLDLLALGGFVWVKLNSDPFVIGVAVVTMVVIAVGELIFLKKTAGARQSDQEESDAHHH; via the coding sequence ATGGCTAAAAATGATGACAGAACGACGCAGTACCGCGAAGGCAGCCTGACGTTGGCGGGGACGGTCATGCTGGGAACCGGTGTCATGATAGGCGCCGGCATCTTTGCGCTGACCGGGCAGATGGCGCAGATGACGGGGGTTCTCTTTCCGCTGGCGTTTCTGGCCGCGGCCGTAATTGTCGCTATTAGCGCCTATTCCTACATCAAGATCTCTAACGCCTATCCGTCCGCCGGTGGTATCGGCATGTATCTGCACAAGGCCTACGGAGACCGGCTGCCGACGGCCTTTAATGCACTGCTGATGTATTTTTCAATGGTGATCGCCCAAAGCTTTCTTGCCCGCACGTTCGGTGCCTATACCATGCAGCTTTTCGGCGGAGACGCGAGTGGTCGCATGGTGCCCATTCTCGGGGTGTCACTCCTCCTGGTGGTCTTTCTGATCAACCTGTCAGGCAACAGTCTGATTCAGGGCGTGGCCTCCTTTATCGGTATTCTGAAAATCGTGGGGATACTGATCTTTGGAATTGTGGGTGTCTGGATTGCCGATAGTATCTCCGTCGACTTCTCCCGCACGGGAGAAGCCGGAACCATTGGCAATTTCCTGGGGGCGACTGCGCTCGGAATACTGGCGTTCAAGGGATTCACAACGATCACCAACAGCGGCTCGGAGGTGCAAGATCCCCATCGTAATGTTGGTCGCGCCATCATGATTTCCATTGCCGCGTGCGTGGTGATCTACACCCTGGTCGGTTTCGCCGTTGCGAGCAATCTTTCACTCGCCGAAATCGTCGCGACCCAGAATTACTCCCTTGCCGCTGCAGCCCGGCCGGCATTGGGCGATTATGGCGTCTGGTTCACTGTGGCCATCGCCATCATGGCCACCGCCGGTGGCCTTCTGGCCAGTGTTTTTGCAGTCTCGCGCATGCTGGCGATGCTGACGGAAATGAAGCTGGTTCCCCACAGTCACTTTGGTATGCCAGGCAGTATCCAGAAGCACACACTGGTCTATACGGTGGTGCTCGGCCTGTTCCTGACCGCATTCTTTGACCTTTCCCGGATCGCGGCACTGGGTATCGTGTTCTACCTGATCATGGACATTGCCATTCACTGGGGCGTTATCCGCTATCTGCGCGAGGACATCAAGGCCAGGGTCTGGGTGCCCGCCCCCGCCATTGTGCTCGATTTACTCGCCCTCGGAGGTTTTGTCTGGGTCAAACTGAATTCCGACCCCTTTGTGATTGGTGTTGCCGTTGTCACGATGGTCGTCATAGCGGTCGGCGAGCTGATTTTCCTGAAAAAGACGGCGGGAGCCAGACAGTCTGATCAAGAGGAATCTGATGCGCACCATCACTGA
- a CDS encoding heavy metal translocating P-type ATPase has translation MRDPVCGMETTLEAKGGTAQWQGGTFAFCSEKCREKFTADPEAYVKNPAKDPVCGMTVSAEKNAGSHTHEGTEYLFCSSKCREKFAADPEAYLHPQPKTADPADASREYTCPMHPEIVQQGPGSCPKCGMDLEPMAASAEDDEEEEAAIRSLKRKTLVAGVLTLPVLLLAFDSMIPGLSFEGYLSARLQGWLELVLATPVILWAGSLFFTRGWQSIVNRSLNMFTLIMLGVGAAYAYSVMAVLFPDLFPESFRRQGEVALYFEAGAVITTLILLGQWLEARARRQTGQAIQSLLNLAAKTAHRLKDDGEEEEVEIDVIQKGDRLRVRPGEKIPLDGVILDGKSTIDESMLTGEPIPVEKGEDDKVIGATVNQTGSFIMRAEAVGEETMLSQIVKMVAEAQRSRAPIQKLADQVAGYFVPAVVLTALIAFGVWAAFGPAPAMSYAIVVAVSVLIIACPCALGLATPMSIMVGVGKGAQSGILIKNAEAIERAEKVTHLITDKTGTLTEGKPSVVDAQSPDGVEPGDLLRLAAAVEAQSEHPLARAVVDKAKEEGLELPDITDFESTTGGGVQARVEGKMIRIGKRGFLEAKNITIPDALSQEAERLQGEAKTVIWAGRDDQLLGLIAIADPIKKTSKEAIESLHAMGITVVMCTGDNPRTAKAVAKELGIDEVHAEVSPEDKQRIVNELKDKGYRVAMAGDGINDAPALAAADVGVAMGTGTDVAIESAGLTLVKGDLRGIVSGLRLSRAVMRNIRQNLFFAFIYNAAGVPIAAGILYPFFGILLSPMIAGAAMAFSSLSVVSNALRLRKFSL, from the coding sequence ATGAGAGATCCGGTTTGCGGCATGGAAACAACCCTTGAGGCCAAAGGGGGAACAGCCCAATGGCAGGGAGGAACCTTCGCATTCTGCTCGGAGAAATGCCGAGAGAAGTTCACGGCTGATCCCGAAGCCTATGTAAAAAACCCTGCCAAGGACCCGGTTTGCGGCATGACCGTCAGCGCAGAGAAAAACGCCGGCTCTCATACCCACGAGGGGACAGAGTACCTGTTCTGCTCCAGCAAGTGCCGGGAGAAATTTGCCGCCGACCCGGAGGCCTACCTCCATCCGCAGCCGAAGACAGCCGATCCGGCGGACGCGTCGCGGGAATATACCTGCCCGATGCACCCCGAAATTGTCCAGCAGGGGCCGGGCAGCTGCCCCAAGTGCGGCATGGACCTGGAGCCGATGGCTGCCTCCGCTGAGGACGACGAAGAGGAAGAAGCGGCGATTCGCAGTTTGAAACGCAAGACTTTGGTCGCCGGTGTGCTGACCCTGCCGGTGCTGCTGCTCGCTTTCGACAGCATGATCCCCGGGCTCTCCTTTGAAGGGTACCTTTCGGCGCGGCTGCAGGGCTGGCTGGAACTGGTTCTGGCGACACCGGTCATCCTCTGGGCGGGCAGCCTCTTTTTCACCCGCGGCTGGCAATCGATCGTCAACCGCAGCCTGAACATGTTCACCCTGATCATGCTGGGGGTCGGTGCCGCCTATGCTTATAGTGTCATGGCGGTTCTGTTTCCCGACCTCTTCCCGGAATCCTTCCGCAGGCAGGGTGAGGTCGCGCTTTATTTCGAAGCTGGCGCGGTCATCACCACCCTCATCCTGCTCGGGCAATGGCTCGAAGCCCGCGCCCGTCGGCAGACCGGTCAAGCGATTCAGAGTCTGCTCAATCTCGCGGCCAAAACCGCGCATCGACTCAAGGATGACGGTGAAGAAGAGGAGGTGGAGATTGATGTGATTCAAAAGGGCGACCGTCTGCGCGTGCGTCCCGGCGAAAAAATTCCCCTCGACGGCGTCATTCTCGACGGCAAGAGCACCATCGACGAATCCATGCTCACCGGCGAGCCGATCCCCGTGGAGAAAGGCGAAGACGACAAGGTGATCGGCGCTACGGTCAACCAAACGGGCAGCTTCATTATGCGTGCTGAGGCCGTAGGTGAGGAGACCATGCTTTCGCAAATCGTGAAAATGGTTGCCGAAGCCCAACGCAGTCGGGCACCAATCCAGAAACTGGCCGACCAGGTCGCGGGCTATTTTGTGCCTGCGGTCGTGTTGACCGCGCTGATCGCTTTCGGCGTCTGGGCCGCCTTCGGCCCCGCGCCGGCCATGTCCTACGCCATCGTCGTGGCCGTCTCCGTGCTGATCATCGCCTGCCCCTGCGCACTGGGTCTGGCCACACCCATGTCGATTATGGTCGGGGTCGGCAAGGGCGCCCAAAGCGGCATCCTGATCAAAAACGCCGAAGCCATCGAGCGCGCCGAGAAAGTCACCCACCTCATTACCGACAAGACCGGCACGCTCACCGAAGGCAAGCCATCGGTGGTCGATGCGCAATCGCCGGACGGCGTTGAGCCCGGCGACTTGCTGCGCCTGGCGGCGGCCGTCGAGGCGCAGTCCGAACACCCTCTCGCCCGGGCTGTTGTCGATAAGGCGAAGGAAGAAGGGCTCGAACTGCCGGATATCACAGATTTCGAGAGCACGACCGGTGGCGGTGTCCAGGCCAGGGTCGAGGGCAAGATGATTCGAATCGGCAAACGGGGCTTCCTCGAAGCGAAAAACATTACCATCCCCGACGCGCTATCGCAGGAGGCAGAGCGTCTGCAAGGCGAGGCCAAGACAGTGATCTGGGCCGGACGCGACGATCAGCTGCTCGGTCTCATCGCCATCGCCGATCCGATCAAAAAGACCTCGAAAGAGGCCATCGAGTCGCTGCACGCAATGGGGATCACCGTGGTCATGTGCACGGGGGACAATCCGCGTACCGCCAAAGCCGTGGCCAAAGAGCTGGGGATCGACGAAGTGCATGCCGAAGTCTCTCCTGAGGACAAACAGCGTATCGTCAACGAATTGAAGGACAAGGGATATCGCGTTGCCATGGCGGGTGACGGAATCAACGACGCCCCCGCCCTCGCTGCGGCTGATGTAGGCGTCGCCATGGGCACCGGTACGGACGTCGCCATCGAGAGCGCTGGGTTGACTCTCGTCAAGGGCGACCTGCGAGGTATTGTCAGCGGCCTGCGCCTCAGCCGTGCGGTCATGCGCAATATCCGCCAGAATCTGTTTTTCGCCTTCATCTACAACGCTGCCGGCGTGCCCATTGCCGCCGGAATACTCTATCCCTTTTTCGGCATCCTGCTCAGCCCGATGATCGCCGGTGCCGCTATGGCCTTCAGTTCGCTCTCGGTGGTCAGCAACGCCTTGCGGCTGCGCAAGTTTTCTCTATAA
- a CDS encoding Spy/CpxP family protein refolding chaperone, which produces MKRVLFTAVLISVYIGTTVISSLAASEHEAHHPAGAQSAATTSKQGKMNPQGMAQMPCMAAADAGSMSQMMGMMGEGMGDMMDAGMGKMMSAGKMGMMEQRMAHMFYLDRVDELGLSADQVSKLKTLHMDCRKDNIRNAAEAKIARLDLADLLSGDNWTLKDAEALVRKIQKLEGDIQVRHLQAISDAHKVLTNEQLKQARSGEASGNLESLFQ; this is translated from the coding sequence ATGAAAAGAGTATTGTTCACCGCTGTTCTGATCAGTGTCTACATCGGGACCACCGTCATTTCCAGCCTGGCTGCATCTGAGCATGAAGCGCACCACCCCGCTGGAGCGCAGTCCGCTGCGACAACCTCCAAGCAGGGAAAGATGAATCCGCAGGGAATGGCCCAGATGCCCTGTATGGCTGCAGCTGATGCGGGTTCCATGTCGCAGATGATGGGAATGATGGGTGAGGGAATGGGCGACATGATGGACGCAGGCATGGGTAAGATGATGAGCGCCGGGAAAATGGGGATGATGGAACAGCGCATGGCGCACATGTTCTACCTGGACCGTGTCGATGAGTTGGGTCTCTCCGCTGACCAGGTCAGCAAACTAAAGACTCTTCACATGGATTGCCGCAAGGACAACATTCGTAACGCCGCCGAGGCGAAGATCGCCCGACTCGATCTCGCTGACTTGCTTTCTGGCGACAACTGGACACTGAAGGACGCAGAAGCTCTGGTTCGCAAAATCCAGAAACTCGAAGGCGATATTCAGGTTCGTCATCTGCAGGCCATAAGCGATGCCCATAAAGTTCTGACCAACGAGCAGTTGAAGCAGGCGCGTTCGGGCGAGGCGTCTGGCAATCTGGAAAGCTTGTTTCAATAA
- a CDS encoding heavy metal-responsive transcriptional regulator, whose protein sequence is MLHSLTIGKLAKKADVSIDSIRFYERRGLIAEPTRTESNYRVYPLEAADRLRFIKKAQRLGFSLGEIQELLELSHDPVASKADVKAKTEEKIEDIRGKIQDLSRMLKALEQLDESCDGHGPIAECPILKALATDDSHECHH, encoded by the coding sequence ATGCTGCATTCCCTCACCATCGGCAAGTTGGCCAAAAAAGCAGACGTCAGTATTGACAGCATCAGATTTTACGAGCGCCGTGGACTGATCGCCGAACCGACACGAACGGAATCCAATTACCGCGTTTATCCTTTGGAGGCCGCAGACCGGCTGCGGTTTATCAAAAAAGCACAGAGGCTTGGCTTTTCCTTGGGCGAGATCCAGGAACTCTTGGAGTTGAGCCATGACCCGGTGGCTTCCAAAGCCGATGTAAAAGCGAAAACCGAGGAGAAGATCGAGGATATACGGGGTAAAATTCAGGACCTCAGTCGGATGCTGAAAGCCCTGGAACAATTAGACGAAAGCTGTGACGGACATGGACCGATTGCCGAATGTCCAATTCTGAAGGCTTTGGCTACAGATGACAGCCATGAGTGTCATCATTAA
- a CDS encoding c-type cytochrome → MIEIRFMCRLTLFALLLVIAAVGSAMAHGKEKHSEKTKMDPHMQAMMAVKEKVPEEYRIMERTPVVPDVESLARGKELFVQNCAVCHGEKGDGKGPAAAALPTPPANFLDTHHSGMYNPGEKFWIIGNGTEATGMPPFPGLGAADRWHLINHILSLQQTETVEDLFTKEEKRHHD, encoded by the coding sequence ATGATCGAAATTCGATTTATGTGCCGGCTCACCCTGTTCGCGTTGTTATTGGTAATCGCAGCTGTCGGTTCGGCGATGGCTCACGGCAAGGAGAAGCATTCGGAAAAAACAAAGATGGACCCGCACATGCAAGCGATGATGGCGGTCAAGGAAAAAGTGCCCGAGGAATACCGGATTATGGAGCGAACCCCAGTTGTTCCAGATGTGGAGTCCCTGGCAAGGGGCAAAGAGTTGTTCGTGCAGAACTGTGCTGTCTGTCACGGCGAAAAAGGGGACGGCAAGGGACCGGCAGCGGCAGCCTTACCGACCCCGCCTGCCAACTTTCTCGACACCCATCACAGCGGCATGTACAACCCCGGTGAGAAATTCTGGATCATCGGCAACGGCACCGAAGCGACCGGCATGCCCCCCTTCCCCGGGCTCGGTGCAGCCGACCGCTGGCACCTGATCAACCACATCCTGTCCCTGCAGCAGACTGAAACGGTTGAGGATCTTTTTACAAAGGAAGAGAAGAGGCACCACGACTGA
- a CDS encoding DUF302 domain-containing protein yields MDYHFSRQLNMAFAEAETLVISKLAEEGFGILTEIDVQATLKKKLGVDFTPYKILGACNPQFAHQALQVEPRIGTMLPCNVILRELTGGVIEVSAVDPLASMQAIDNPELWAVAGQVRDKLQRVIAAL; encoded by the coding sequence ATGGACTATCATTTCAGTCGACAATTGAACATGGCTTTCGCGGAAGCTGAAACGCTGGTGATCAGCAAGCTGGCGGAGGAAGGGTTCGGGATCCTGACCGAGATCGATGTGCAGGCGACTCTGAAAAAGAAACTGGGAGTTGATTTTACACCCTACAAAATTCTCGGCGCCTGTAACCCGCAATTTGCACACCAGGCTTTACAGGTTGAACCAAGAATCGGCACCATGCTGCCTTGCAATGTCATTCTGCGTGAGCTGACGGGAGGGGTCATCGAAGTATCAGCCGTTGATCCCCTCGCCTCGATGCAGGCGATTGACAACCCGGAACTCTGGGCGGTTGCCGGACAGGTGCGGGACAAACTGCAGCGGGTAATTGCGGCGCTCTGA